One part of the Mariniflexile litorale genome encodes these proteins:
- a CDS encoding MBL fold metallo-hydrolase has protein sequence MDNFAKINFLGAAGVVTGSKFLIETSEKNILIDCGMFQGLKELRELNWSNLPVDVNNIHVVLITHGHLDHVGYLPRLLKQGFTGKIIGTAPTLAIAEIILKDSAKIHEEEAEKANKEKYTKHNPALPFYTIKDVEKTIQLFHVEIENKWITLSDHISYRFQYNGHIIGATFIELDINGKRFVFSGDIGRKNDYLLNDPKKPEWADYLFIESTYGNKLHPKDDIENTLSTLIHETIHKKGNLIIPSFAVERLQTLMYILWKLYKKNKIPNIPIFIDSPMGNNVLDVFNRFPEWHKLPMQEYQAMCDHINIIQSYKETWETIDDKRSKIIIAGSGMVTGGRVLTYLKQLIDAPSTTVLLVGYQAEGTRGRLLKEGAHEIRFFGKYYPVKATIKSIESLSAHADQQDLLDWMSAIKNIPEEVYLIHGEPSALDAFRVKIKDTLNWNVTIPKLTDVKKLMI, from the coding sequence ATGGATAATTTTGCGAAAATCAATTTTTTAGGGGCCGCTGGAGTAGTTACAGGCTCTAAATTTCTTATTGAAACTTCAGAAAAAAACATACTAATTGATTGTGGTATGTTTCAAGGTTTAAAAGAGCTTCGAGAACTTAATTGGAGTAATCTCCCTGTTGATGTTAACAACATTCATGTTGTTTTAATAACTCATGGACATTTAGACCATGTTGGCTATTTACCTCGCTTATTAAAGCAAGGTTTTACTGGAAAAATAATTGGCACGGCACCTACGTTGGCTATAGCAGAAATTATACTTAAAGACAGTGCTAAAATCCATGAAGAAGAAGCTGAAAAAGCAAATAAAGAAAAATACACTAAACATAATCCTGCTTTACCATTTTACACCATTAAGGATGTTGAGAAAACAATTCAATTATTTCATGTAGAAATAGAAAATAAATGGATTACTCTATCTGATCATATTTCGTATCGATTTCAATATAATGGTCATATTATTGGAGCTACTTTTATTGAATTGGATATTAACGGAAAACGCTTTGTGTTTTCAGGCGATATAGGAAGGAAAAATGATTACCTCTTAAACGATCCTAAAAAACCAGAATGGGCAGATTATTTATTCATTGAAAGCACTTATGGTAATAAATTACATCCAAAAGACGATATAGAAAACACGCTATCAACCCTTATTCATGAAACTATTCATAAAAAAGGCAATCTCATAATTCCAAGTTTTGCAGTAGAACGATTGCAAACACTAATGTATATATTGTGGAAACTCTACAAAAAGAATAAAATTCCAAACATTCCCATTTTTATAGACAGCCCAATGGGTAATAATGTTCTTGACGTATTTAACCGCTTTCCTGAATGGCATAAACTACCTATGCAAGAGTATCAAGCTATGTGTGATCACATTAATATTATACAATCATACAAAGAAACATGGGAAACAATTGATGACAAACGGTCTAAAATTATAATCGCAGGAAGTGGTATGGTTACTGGAGGAAGAGTGCTTACTTATTTAAAACAATTAATAGACGCGCCATCAACAACCGTTTTATTAGTAGGTTATCAAGCAGAAGGGACCAGAGGAAGACTGCTAAAAGAAGGTGCTCATGAAATACGTTTTTTCGGCAAATATTATCCTGTAAAAGCAACCATAAAAAGTATTGAAAGTTTATCAGCGCATGCAGATCAGCAAGATTTATTGGATTGGATGAGCGCTATAAAAAATATTCCTGAAGAAGTATACTTAATACATGGTGAGCCATCTGCTTTGGATGCTTTTAGAGTAAAAATAAAAGATACGTTAAATTGGAACGTTACTATTCCAAAACTTACAGATGTAAAAAAATTAATGATTTAA
- a CDS encoding ATP cone domain-containing protein: protein MEIKNIEIIKSSGEKVKFSLDKLRLSLKRTGADNTIVNQILDKVRDELYQGISTKEIYNRAFSLLKKNKSHLASKYKLKKAIYELGPTGFPFERFVSAILNYSGYKTEVGKILQGKCVSHETDIIAFKNLEATIIECKFHSEQGLNCNVKIPLYINSRYQDVRANWSKSSKKEVLLTQGWVVTNTRFTKDALQFGNCTGLYLLSWDYPENDALKDRIDRLGLYPITVSTLLTNREKQFLLSRDVVLCRELIEDNFYLDHLGVSETRKEKILNEILQLCNIQTP from the coding sequence ATGGAAATTAAAAATATAGAAATCATTAAATCTTCTGGTGAAAAGGTAAAATTTTCATTAGATAAATTGCGCTTGTCTCTCAAGAGAACTGGAGCAGATAACACCATAGTTAATCAAATTCTAGATAAAGTTCGCGATGAGTTATATCAAGGTATCTCTACTAAAGAAATTTATAATAGAGCCTTTTCTTTACTTAAAAAAAATAAAAGTCATCTCGCTTCCAAATATAAACTGAAGAAAGCGATATATGAATTAGGCCCAACTGGTTTTCCTTTTGAACGCTTTGTAAGTGCTATCTTAAATTATTCAGGATACAAGACTGAAGTTGGCAAGATATTGCAAGGAAAATGCGTATCACATGAAACTGATATTATTGCTTTCAAAAATTTAGAAGCGACCATTATTGAATGTAAATTTCATAGCGAACAAGGTTTAAATTGTAACGTTAAAATCCCCTTATATATAAACTCTCGGTATCAAGATGTAAGAGCTAACTGGAGTAAAAGCTCTAAAAAAGAAGTTTTACTTACACAAGGTTGGGTTGTTACAAATACTAGATTCACTAAAGATGCATTACAATTCGGCAATTGTACTGGTTTATATTTATTAAGTTGGGATTATCCAGAAAATGATGCTCTAAAAGATAGAATTGATAGATTAGGTTTGTATCCAATAACCGTTTCTACATTACTTACTAATAGAGAAAAACAATTTTTATTAAGTAGAGATGTGGTGCTTTGTAGAGAGTTAATAGAAGACAACTTTTATTTAGATCATTTAGGCGTATCTGAAACAAGGAAAGAAAAAATTCTTAATGAAATTTTACAACTATGTAATATTCAAACACCATAA
- a CDS encoding universal stress protein has product MKKILLPTDFSDNSWNAIKYALQLYKNEKCNFTLLHTYTPVVYQVEYMQSSSAQLQVMNVVKETAKKKLSEIQQKINSEFSNSKHIFSKILSFNTLTSEIEELYQGNAMDIIVMGTKGATGLKEVLFGSNTVHILKRAKCPVLAVPSNFSFETPHEILFPSDYEIDFKNNHLQSIIDIATVYHSRVNILNASYGYDLSEQQENNRQKLETQFKHVAHLFHSVSNQNVPEAITKFQLKTRINLLVMINNKHSFFENLFFKSTINQIGFHLNVPFLVIPAKP; this is encoded by the coding sequence TGCAACTATATAAAAATGAGAAGTGTAACTTCACGCTTTTACACACTTACACACCAGTAGTTTATCAAGTGGAATATATGCAATCAAGTTCTGCCCAGCTTCAAGTAATGAATGTTGTGAAAGAAACAGCGAAAAAAAAATTAAGCGAAATACAACAAAAAATTAATTCCGAGTTTAGCAATTCAAAACATATTTTTTCTAAAATACTATCATTTAATACGCTTACTTCAGAAATTGAGGAGCTTTACCAAGGTAATGCTATGGATATCATTGTAATGGGAACAAAAGGTGCTACTGGCTTAAAGGAAGTATTGTTTGGATCTAATACTGTTCATATTTTAAAAAGAGCCAAATGCCCAGTACTAGCAGTACCTAGTAATTTTTCTTTTGAAACTCCTCATGAAATATTATTCCCATCTGATTATGAAATCGATTTTAAAAACAATCACTTACAATCTATCATAGATATTGCCACGGTATATCATTCAAGAGTTAACATTTTAAATGCAAGTTATGGATATGATTTGTCTGAACAACAAGAAAATAACAGACAAAAATTAGAAACGCAATTTAAACATGTTGCACATTTATTTCATAGCGTTAGTAATCAAAATGTACCAGAAGCTATAACAAAGTTTCAATTAAAAACGCGTATCAATTTACTGGTAATGATTAATAATAAACATTCATTTTTTGAAAACTTATTTTTTAAATCTACCATTAATCAAATTGGCTTTCATTTAAATGTGCCATTTTTAGTGATTCCTGCAAAACCCTAA